Proteins encoded within one genomic window of Glandiceps talaboti chromosome 3, keGlaTala1.1, whole genome shotgun sequence:
- the LOC144453963 gene encoding general transcription factor IIE subunit 1-like → MSAIASEHEVLTVVPSELKKLAKYVVRGFYGIESALVIDILIVNPCVKEEELAELLKYDKKQLRSILNQLKNDKFIKQRMRVETQTDGRTTRHNYYFINYKVLVNVVKYRLDRMRQKLENEERDSSCKASFKCPTCEKTYNDFDAKDLYDMYTGEMKCTYCGSIVEEDESGMPKKDSRTQIARFNEQMQPLYDLLRETEDLRLAPEVLEPEPMSVLTGNVPRQQDRNPKEKDEWWMKDAKSKSYELYEQNVTIDMKGGKKKEPTTIKERPIWMTESTVEGAITEPFMQPSGAAASTTDVSTNTGTKSKDDKDEIMRALLVHERKGGMNPAIPGAADSDESDSSESDNEAPKLKPMSMPSTSTAMIESEDEDEEELMVTIGNRKIPINEVTDEMVAKMTPEEKGEYIKMGQEAYAAMYEY, encoded by the exons ATGTCTGCCATAGCCTCAGAGCATGAAGTCCTTACTGTGGTGCCAAGTGAACTCAAGAAACTGGCAAAATATGTTGTGAGAGGATTTTATGGCATTGAGTCAGCCCTAGTGATTGATATTTTGATTGTAAATCCTTGTGTTAAAGAGGAAGAATTGGCCGAACtgttgaaatatgataaaaaacaGTTACGAAGTATTCTGAATcaattgaaaaatgataaatttatcaaaCAGCGAATGCGTGTGGAAACACAGACAGATGGCCGAACAACTCGTCATAACTATTATTTCATTAACTATAAAGTATTAGTGAATGTTGTCAAGTATAGATTGGATAGAATGCGACAGAAATTAGAAAATGAGGAAAGGGATTCCAGCTGCAAAGCCTCATTCAAATGTCCAACTTGTGAAAAGACATACAATGATTTTGATGCCAAGGATTTGTATGATATGTACACCGgagaaatgaaatgtacatattgtggATCAATTGTGGAGGAAGATGAAAGTGGCATGCCTAAGAAAGATTCACGTACACAGATAGCAAGATTTAATGAACAAATGCAGCCATTGTATGATTTATTGAGAGAGACTGAAGACTTGAGACTGGCACCAGAAGTGTTAGAACCAGAACCCATGTCTGTGTTGACAGGAAACGTaccaag ACAACAAGATCGTAATCCTAAAGAAAAAGATGAATGGTGGATGAAGGATGCAAAGAGTAAGTCTTATGAGTTGTATGAACAAAATGTTACCATAGATATGAAAGGAGGCAAAAAGAAAGAACCAACTACAATAAAAGAAAGACCAATCTGGATGACAGAAAGCACTGTAGAGGGTGCTATAACCGAGCCATTCATGCAGCCATCTGGTGCTGCTGCTTCTACCACTGATGTGTCTACCAACACAGGAACTAAATCAAAGGACGACAAGGATGAGATTATGCGTGCCTTATTGGTTCATGAGAGGAAAGGTGGGATGAATCCAGCTATTCCCGGAGCAGCAGACAGTGATGAGAGTGATTCCAGTGAATCCGATAATGAAGCACCTAAATTGAAGCCAATGTCAATGCCATCTACCAGCACTGCTATGATAGAAAGTGAGGATGAAGATGAAGAGGAATTAATGGTCACCATCGGCAACAGGAAGATTCCCATCAATGAAGTCACTGATGAAATGGTCGCCAAGATGACACCAGAGGAGAAAGGAGAATATATCAAAATGGGACAAGAAGCATATGCAGCAATGTATGAATACTAA